TCAGCGGGGTTATGGCCGCTACAATATCAGTGAGGTTTTGCAGCTTATAATCAACGGGCCTGTCCTTGGCCAGGGAAAGATATTCCGTAATTATTGAGTTGGCCCGGTCCAGTTCCTGGATCATTAAATAAAAATATTCCCTGTACTCCCGGCAGTTCTCCTTGCCGCTCAATAATTGTAAAAAACCACGCACCGTAGTCATGGGATTTCTTATCTCATGCCCTATGCCGGCGGCCATTTCGCCCACCAGGTTCAGCCGTTCCAGGTTGGCCATTTCCTTTTCCAACTGCTTTTTCTCGGTGACATCCTCGGCAAATTTTAAAATATGTGTAACCCGGCCACCGGAATCCCTGAGGGAAAAAAAGAAGGCATTTTCCCAGTAATATTTTCCACCGGCTTTTCTGCTGATTATTTCACCCTTCCAATTCCTACCCGTTTTGATTATCTCCGATAATTCATCTAAATTTCCGGTATGGTTCTCCATAAAGTTAAAAAAATTTTTACCCATGACATCTTTGGGCATATAGCCGGTGGTGCGGGTAAAACTGTCGTTGACATACTCTATTATGCCGCTGGTGTTTGCTATTACCACCATCACCGGGCTTTGCTCCACAGCACAGGATAATACCCTCAGTTGTTCTTCGGCCTTTTTTCTGGAAGTAATCTCTTCTTTCAGTGTTTGCAGGCTTCGGTGCAAATGCTTGCGGTGTTCCGCCTCCATGCTGGTCAATCCCCCTACAAGCCAGCCCACCACATACATCATGCCGATAAAAAGCAAATTCGCTTCCATGGCCTGGTAAATGTTTGTGCTGCCAATAAAGAATTTGTTATAGAGCAACAATATCAAAGTGCAAAGGGTGGACGTGGCTAACCCGCCTGTTTTGCCGGTCAGTGAAGCGGTTACCAGAACGGGCAGCAGCAGGATAGTTTCGGTGTTATCGATGCTGTTATTTACAACCAGTAACGTGGTCACTGTGACCGTAAAGGGAAAGAATATGTAAGTCGCCTTGGTTAGAGAAATAGTATTGATACCGTCCGTTAAAGAGCCGTTTCTGGTTTTTACAAGTACAATAAAGCACAGCCCAACCAGCCCGGCCATAATAAAGAAACGAACATTTATAACAGGATATATTTGGTCCGGTATAAAAAATTTATTGCTGAGCACCAGTGAAGATATCATGATCAAAAGGCAAAGCATATGGGTGGTGATTAAATATTCCTGTACTTCATTTTCCCTTTGACGCAAATTGTCTGTTGTCATGGTCTTCACCCTTTTTCATAAAATAGGAAATAGGGGTGGAAATTACCACCCCAATGCAATGGCGGAACGCGATAAACTAGCAAATACAGGCTAATTTATTTTCTTAATGCTTCAGGCACTTCGGGCTGGTAGGCGGAAATCAGGCAGGCAGAGGCGGCGGCAGCGGTGACTTTGGCCAACAACAACAGTGCTGCAACGGCAAATACCCAAAGCCGGGACGTAATCTTTTTCATTTCATTACACCTCCTTTGGTTTGGTTTTTAATGAAATACTGTCCACAAGCGACATTAACTTATGCCCCCAAGGGGTAAGCATAAAACTGCTCCAGAACAAAGTTAAGGCAATACACGGCTGGGCTGTTTCGGTATACGGCCATGGAGTATTTCTAAGCCATATCGCCATGACGGTGGCCAGCACAACAAATAAAACAGAGATCTTTTTCAGTTTTGCCCTGCGCAGCGGGGATATAATGGGGGCGGCGGGAGAATCCACGGGGGCCAGCAATAGCATGGCGTTTATCCCCACCCCAAAGGCTATGGCCGTAAGTATATCGACAAACATCTGTCCCAGGCCGCTAAAATATGCACCCAGCAGGGCCAAAAGGGGAAAAACGGCAATGGTGACGGTAGCACAGCGCCAGGGGGAATTGGAGTGGGCTCCCCCGGCGCTGTGCCTGAACAATATAGTGGTGGCCAGGCAGGCGATGGTGCCGGGCAGCACACCCAGCAATGCCCCCAGCAGGAGGGTGAAAGAAATATTCAAAAAATTTAATGCCAGCACCTCCAAAACATAGGCCAGGATGATTTCCTGCTCTGCTGTGAGGCGAGTTTTCCGGCTAAGATAACCCGCCCAGCGCTTGCTGAAGGATAGATAACTCATATTCTCCACATTCCTTCCTGGGCTCTTCTATATTTTGCGGTAATAAAGGCAACAGCGATCAGAATAAAGCCCTGGGGTAACCCGATTAACGTTCGCGTATGCTGATTGGACATTAAAAGGCTGGCTTCCGTATTTAGAAGTGTTCCGAATAATTCGTATACGGCTAATTCCAATAATCCCAGCAGAGCATAGGCAGCGAACACGACAATAAAGCTTGTGAATGGCGGCACCCTGGTAAACCTGGCGATGAACAGTGTGCTCAGCAATATTCCCGCCAAGGTGTGCAGCCCGAAGGTGACCGGCATATTTCTGATAACATAAATTACCATGGTTAATGCGCTCGCAAAAGCCAGGATCACCCCCCAGCGCAGTTTTACCCTGGCCAGAGCCAGGCTGCAGGCAACAACACCTGCAGTTTCGGGGATTCCCTGTGCAAAGAACAAAAGTGTCTGCAGCATCTTCACACCTCAATAAGCGGTAGTGTCAAAGGGACAACCAGTGCCTGGCGGCGGCGTAAACGCTAAATCCTAATCAGCTTATCTTATACCGGGCAATGAAGGCGGTTCATATTCTCCACATATCATCCACCGGTTTCCTGTATTTTGAAATTAATATCGCACCTGCAATCAGCAATATGCCCTGGGGCAATCCTGTTAATTGCCATAAAGAATAAGCCGATAGCATGATGGTTATTTCATTGCTTAGCAGAGCTCGAAACAGTTCGCTGATGCGGGCCTCCACAAATAATAAAACAGCCACAGTGATAAATACCGCCATAAAGCTTATTGAAGGGGGAACTCTGGTGGCTTTGGAAATGAACACAGCGTAAATTAAGATAGCCACTACGGTATGCAAACCAAAGGTGACGGGTAAATTTCTTATGATGTAAATAATCCCTGTAAAAACAACGGCGGTGGTAATAACTATTTTCCAGCGAATCTCCACCCTGACCAGAGCCAAAGTGCAGGCAAGCAGCCCCGTGCATTCAGGAATTCCCTGGGTAAAGAACAATAATGTCTGCAACATTACGCACCTCAAATGGCAGTACAGTGGGGTTTTGTCCGGACGGTGCCAAACAGCCGCCCCGGTGGGAAACCGCAAAAACCCGCGTAATCCAGCAAAGCTGGCCATAGAAACTATACCCAGTATTGCAAAAACTTTCTTTTCAACAGTTTAGCAAAAAATCCTTTTAAATACAGCATGTTTTTATCGCAATTTACGCGACCAACCACCAAATTTCGGCAATTTGAAGTGGCATGTGGTGGTGGTCCCGGTCCGGGGACGGGCATTCAGATTTGGCAAAAAAAGCTCAACTGCCGCATACGGGAGGGCAGTTGAGCTTTTAACAATAATACATTTATTTATTGCACCGGGAAATCAAAATACTTATCCGGGTAGGGTTCATCCTTTAATGTATAATGCCACCATTCCTCCGGGTAAGCCGCAAAACCGTGCTTTTCCATCAGGCCCTTAAGTAGTTGGCGGTTCTCCCTTTGCTCCTCTGTAATCAATTCGGTATCATGGTGGGAAATGGGGCCGAAAAAGTCAAAGGGACTGCCCATATCCAGTTCCTCTCCGTTATCAAGCCTGATGATGGTCAGGTCGATGGTGCTGCCCCGGGAGTGACCGGATTTATGAGCAATGTATCCCAGGTTGAATAAGTTGCTTTTATCGATGTCAGGATAAAATTGACTTTTCATCTTGGTGTCTTTTACATCGGCGGCCCACCGGGCAAAATTATCAACCGCCCGCTGGGGCCGGTAAGCGTCGAATATTTTTAATCCCAGACCCTGTTGATTTAATTCCTGCTGCACTTTTTTCAAAGCACTGGCCGCCGGTTCGGAGATTACGGCCCGGGGGGCCAGATAACCGTCCACCGGCCGCCCGGTGAAATTGTTCTCCCCAAAGTAACGGATATCCAACTCCACGTTGGGTATTACTTCATCCAGATAGACAAACCCCTCCGGTATAAAATGTTTTGTTTCAATATTAAAATCTTCCAGCAGCGCGTCAATACCGGCATCCCGGCCGCGGAATCTCTGGTAAAGCAACGCCGGGTGTTCCGAGGCCCCCCTGGCAAGGATATTATCCCTGAATGATGCAGCCGTGGCTTTGTTGAAGATGCCGTTCTTTTCAAAGGCAACAAAGGCGTCGGCGGCCAGGACTTCGGACCACAAATAACTGTAGTACCCCGCAGCATATCCGCCGGCAAAAATATGAGAGAAGCTGTTGCTTACCAGGCACCCTTCCACAAGGGGCAGCAGTGCGGGCTCTTCACTGGCTTCCCTTTCAAATTGGCTTACCGGCACTTGCACCGGGGAAGTGATGGTGTGCCAGGCCAGATCAATATTTCCCAGGCGCACTTGCTGCAGCCTGTTAAAGGCAATATGGAACCTCTTTTGCTCCCGGATTTTTTCCACTAATGCCGCAGGTATTTTTTCTCCTGTTTTATAGTGCACCGCAAACATGTCCAGGAACTCTTTTTGGTAGACCCAGTTTTCCATAAGCTGCGAAGGCAATTCAATAAAATCCCAGTGGGCATAATAACTGGAGGTTGCAGCATAGGTAACATCCGCAAGCAGCATATGGAGCGCATGCCCGAACTCATGGAGTAATGTGGTTACTTCGTGCAATGTCAGCAATGACGGCTCGGTTTTGGTGGGTTTAGTAAAATTACATACCACCATCACCTGAGGCCTTAAATTCTGTCCCTGGTACTTTTCCGGGGCGGCCAGCTGTGCGGTCCAGGCCCCGTCGGCCTTACCGGCCCGGGGAAAATAATCCAGGTATAACACGCCCAAAAAGCTGTTGTCGGCATCAAAAACCTCATAGGCCGTTACTTCGGGATTGTAGACCGGTATGTCTTTATTAACCTTAAATTTTAAACCATATAAACGCCCGGCCAGTTGGAAAACACCCTTCTGGACGTTCTCCAGGCGAAAATAGGGCCGGAGTTCTTCTTCGTTGAAGGATAATTTTTGGTCCTTTAGTTTGTTTTCATAATAACTCCAGTCGTAAGGCCGCAGCTCTGATTCCAACCCCAGCCCGGCGGCAAATTTCTGCAGCTTTTGAACCTCTTCTTTGGCCGCACCCTGGAGGGCATAATACAACTTGTTTTGAAAATCTTCCACCGTGCGGGGGTTTCGCGCCATGCGTTCTTCAAGCACATAGTGGGCATGGGTGGGGTAGCCCAGTAACTTGGCTGCCTGAAGTCTCAAGTTGGCTATTTCCACTACGATGGCACTGTTATCATTTTTACCGTTGCTGCCCAGGCCGCCGTAAGTTTTATACATCCGCTCCCTTAACCCGCGGTTATCGGCATAACTCATCACAGAAATATAAGTGGGGTAATCCAGGGTAAACACCCAACCCGTCATGTTCTGTGCCCGGGCGGTATCTGCCGCTGATTCCACCACAGCTTGGGGCAAGCCGGCTAGCTCGCGTTTATCGGTGACGTGTACATAACTGTTTTTGGTGTCCGCCAGCACGTTTTCCATGAACCTCATTTCCAGCTCCGCAAGGCGCCGGGAAATTTGCCGCATTCTTTCCTTTTCCCCATCCTCCAGTTCGGCACCGTTTCTGACGAATTGCCGGTAGGTATTCTCCAGCAGTGTTTTTTGTTCGGCGGTAAGCAGGTTGCGGTCACAATTTTCGTAAACATACTTTACTTTGGCGAAAAGGTTTTCGTTAAGGGTGATGTCATTGTAAAAATCGGCCAGGATGGGGGAAACCTCCGCGGCAACCTCCTGTAACTCCGGATTGGTGTCGGCTTCGTTCAACTGAAATAAAATACTGGCGGTTCTTTTCAGTAAACGCCCGCTTTTCTCCAGTGCCTCGATGGTGTTGGCAAAGGTAGGCGTTTCGGGGTTGTTAATAATGTTCTCAATTTCTGCCCGGCCCTGTTTTATGGATTCCTCAATGGCCGGCATAAAATGCCCGGTTTTAATTTGGTCAAAGGGCGGTGTTTGATGGGGGGTATTGAATGGTCCCAGTAATGGATTTACGGCACCCGTCGCTCCATGGGCTGCGGGTATGGTTATGGCCAGCATGTAGATAAAGGCCAGTATAAAAAGCCATAACCGGCTCTTATTGTTAAACACTTTTGCGCTACCTCCTGATAAGCTCTTTTTCTGTGTGGTTTATTGCCCTCACGGTTAAATTTATAAATTTTGTTAAAATATCCTGCCGCAAGGTGAAAAATACTTAATGAGCCATTGGGCCGGCCCAAGTATTATATGCCACTTGCGGAATCTTAATTAAATTAAAGGGTTTGTCCGAATAAAGGGTTTGTCCGAAAAGCAGGCTTACTTTTTAACCTTATGTGCATGCCTTTCCAGGGCACAAAACGTCATGAAGGAATTTCATTCAACCTGGGGAGCACCTGGCACCTGTATGAGCACAGCAAAAGCCAGCCAACTTGGAGACTGTAAGTGATCTCCCGCAGGCTTTTTTGGACAGTCTTTTAAAGGATTATGGATATAAATGTAGAACACGAAAATGGATATGCACATAAATGGTAATCTTTCGGGGCAATATATGGAAATATGAACCAGTATTATACCCGTACAATGCCCTGTTTAAGGAGGAAATCTCAAAATATGACGGCTCTGAACAACGAATTACCGGCCATGAATTTTATCCACAATATTATCAAGGAAGATTTAAAAAATAATAAAAATGACGGGCGGGTGCATACCAGGTTCCCACCCGAGCCCAACGGTTACCTGCACATAGGACATGCCAAGTCCATTTGCCTGAATTTTGGCCTGGCCCGGACCTTTGGCGGGCTGTGCAACTTGCGTTTTGACGACACCAACCCCACCAAAGAGGAAGTGGAGTATGTGGACTCCATTAAGGAAGACGTTAAATG
The sequence above is a segment of the Desulfallas thermosapovorans DSM 6562 genome. Coding sequences within it:
- a CDS encoding accessory gene regulator ArgB-like protein, which translates into the protein MSYLSFSKRWAGYLSRKTRLTAEQEIILAYVLEVLALNFLNISFTLLLGALLGVLPGTIACLATTILFRHSAGGAHSNSPWRCATVTIAVFPLLALLGAYFSGLGQMFVDILTAIAFGVGINAMLLLAPVDSPAAPIISPLRRAKLKKISVLFVVLATVMAIWLRNTPWPYTETAQPCIALTLFWSSFMLTPWGHKLMSLVDSISLKTKPKEV
- a CDS encoding AgrD family cyclic lactone autoinducer peptide → MKKITSRLWVFAVAALLLLAKVTAAAASACLISAYQPEVPEALRK
- a CDS encoding ATP-binding protein, whose translation is MTTDNLRQRENEVQEYLITTHMLCLLIMISSLVLSNKFFIPDQIYPVINVRFFIMAGLVGLCFIVLVKTRNGSLTDGINTISLTKATYIFFPFTVTVTTLLVVNNSIDNTETILLLPVLVTASLTGKTGGLATSTLCTLILLLYNKFFIGSTNIYQAMEANLLFIGMMYVVGWLVGGLTSMEAEHRKHLHRSLQTLKEEITSRKKAEEQLRVLSCAVEQSPVMVVIANTSGIIEYVNDSFTRTTGYMPKDVMGKNFFNFMENHTGNLDELSEIIKTGRNWKGEIISRKAGGKYYWENAFFFSLRDSGGRVTHILKFAEDVTEKKQLEKEMANLERLNLVGEMAAGIGHEIRNPMTTVRGFLQLLSGKENCREYREYFYLMIQELDRANSIITEYLSLAKDRPVDYKLQNLTDIVAAITPLITADATNADKIIELDLQKVPDLLLDEKEIRQLLLNLVRNGLDAMEPKGKLTIKTFVSKDDEVILAVKDQGCGINPEVLDKIGTPFFTTKAEGTGLGLAVCYSIAARHNATIKVDTGTGGTTFFVVFRRSGPQLNILLSNLT
- a CDS encoding M3 family metallopeptidase, with the translated sequence MFNNKSRLWLFILAFIYMLAITIPAAHGATGAVNPLLGPFNTPHQTPPFDQIKTGHFMPAIEESIKQGRAEIENIINNPETPTFANTIEALEKSGRLLKRTASILFQLNEADTNPELQEVAAEVSPILADFYNDITLNENLFAKVKYVYENCDRNLLTAEQKTLLENTYRQFVRNGAELEDGEKERMRQISRRLAELEMRFMENVLADTKNSYVHVTDKRELAGLPQAVVESAADTARAQNMTGWVFTLDYPTYISVMSYADNRGLRERMYKTYGGLGSNGKNDNSAIVVEIANLRLQAAKLLGYPTHAHYVLEERMARNPRTVEDFQNKLYYALQGAAKEEVQKLQKFAAGLGLESELRPYDWSYYENKLKDQKLSFNEEELRPYFRLENVQKGVFQLAGRLYGLKFKVNKDIPVYNPEVTAYEVFDADNSFLGVLYLDYFPRAGKADGAWTAQLAAPEKYQGQNLRPQVMVVCNFTKPTKTEPSLLTLHEVTTLLHEFGHALHMLLADVTYAATSSYYAHWDFIELPSQLMENWVYQKEFLDMFAVHYKTGEKIPAALVEKIREQKRFHIAFNRLQQVRLGNIDLAWHTITSPVQVPVSQFEREASEEPALLPLVEGCLVSNSFSHIFAGGYAAGYYSYLWSEVLAADAFVAFEKNGIFNKATAASFRDNILARGASEHPALLYQRFRGRDAGIDALLEDFNIETKHFIPEGFVYLDEVIPNVELDIRYFGENNFTGRPVDGYLAPRAVISEPAASALKKVQQELNQQGLGLKIFDAYRPQRAVDNFARWAADVKDTKMKSQFYPDIDKSNLFNLGYIAHKSGHSRGSTIDLTIIRLDNGEELDMGSPFDFFGPISHHDTELITEEQRENRQLLKGLMEKHGFAAYPEEWWHYTLKDEPYPDKYFDFPVQ